The window AAATCCGTCACCGCCACCGTGTACGCGAAGATCAGCAGGCTCGCCACCCACGTCACCCCGTACCACAGCGGCTCGTTGAAACGGATCTCCCCCTGCGCCCGCCGGGCCTCCAGATGCCACAGGTACAACCCGTGAATGCCGAACAGCAGGTACGTGACCTGCAACCCCGCCAGCATCCACTGCCCGCCACTGAGGAACAACAGGAAGTACGGCAGCAGCGACAGGTTCGACCAGTGCCAGTACACCGCCCGCTTCGACCACAGGAAATACAGGCTGACCAGCACGCACACCCCGCCCGACAGGTCCAGCAGCAGCGGCGGCACGTTCAGACCGAACAGATTCACGTGTCCTCCCGGAGCGCGGCGCGCAGCTCCATGAGCAGTTCCCCCAGGCGGTTGCGGCCCGAACCGTCCCCACCATCCGCCCAGTACGAGTCGTTGCGGGTGTGCTCGATCAGCGTGGCGTCCACCGTGTCCAGCAGCCGCTGACGCAACGCCGGATGCTGCGTGAACTTCGCCCGGAGCGCGGCGCGCATCACGTCATCCTTCACGGCCTCCCAGTCTTCACGTAGCGGCAGGTCACGCCGCCGACCGAAACGCGCCGCGAGCATCGGCGTCACCTGCGCCCGCACCTCCTCGGCGTGCGGAGTGCCCACAAATTTCTGCGCCTGAAAGTAATGCTCACTGGTCGGCCAGACCACGCCGTCCAGCTCGAAGGCGTGCCGACTGAAATTGCTGAACTCCCCGAACGGCCGATCCGTCTCGTAGAACAGGATCTCCCCGCTCACGTGTCGATCCTCAGGGTCGCCACGCCCGCCCACGCACCGCCCGGCAGGCGCGCCACGTCGATCAGGAGCAGCGCCACGCGGCCCGCCGTGACCGTCACCAGTCGCCCGTCCGCGCCCGACGCGAACAGCGCCGCCGCCGCGCGGATCGCCTCCGGCTCACCCGGCGCGTAGAGGTCCGCCGCGTTCCCCTCGGCCTCCCGCCTCGACAGGCGCTCCGCGAGCCGGAAGGCGGACGGCACGACCTCCACATCGACCTCCCCGGTCGGCAGCGGCAGCAGCCCCAGCCAGTCCACCCGCGCCAGTTCCTCCGGCGTGAACGCGCGCGGCAGCACGAACGGCACGAACGGTGCGTCCGTGTCACTCGACTCGGTCAGGCCCCCCAGCGCCGAGACCAGCGAGGCCGCGAACGCCAGGCCCTCCTGCACGCCCGCCCCGTCCACCGGCTGCCCCGGCTGCCCTTCCCACCCGAACACCCCGTCCGGCGACAGGCGACCCGCCACGACCACTGGCGACACCGACCCGTCCGCCCGGTACGCCACCAGCCGCTCCAGCTGCACCCGCCCATTCAGATCCCCGCCCGGTTCCGTCATGCGGACACTCTGCCGCCTGCGCCCCTCTCAGTCCAGCGGAAGATGCGTGACGGGATCAATCCGCCCCGTGAAGTCCGACCCGGCGAAGTGTGCCACCACGCGGATCGGTCCCACGATGGCCGCGTTGAAGGCCTCCAGCTCCTCGGCGGGCACCCACAGTTCCTGATGCCGGTCCTGCGCGCCCACCACCTGAATCGCGTAGCGGGTCACTACGTCCGCGCGCACGCCGAACTCGGTCACGAAACCCACGGGCGGCGTGTTCCGGCGCGCATTCCAGTCCCGCGCGATCTCCTCGGCGTACGGGCGGTTCAGCACCGGGTAGAAGATCGGCTGATCCGGCAGGCGGGGCGGCCACGCCCGCCAGCCCGACGCGGCCACCAGCCGCAGCTCATGCAGCCCCGTGGGCCGCCACAGGGTCACCACCTCGCCCACCGGCGGCCACGGCACCGTCCGCTCCGCGTTCTGCGGGAACAGCACGTCCAGCCAGTCCCCGCCCGTCACGCGCCCCCCCACAGACCGCACAGGGTCGCCACGCCGCGCGCCAGGGGCGTCAGCATCCACACCCGCTCCGGGGTGCCCAGACCATCCGGGCGGTCCTCGCGGGTCAGCAGGCCCAGCCCCGCCAGCCCCGCCAGCGCCCCCTCGAACTCCAGCCGCGACCATCCCAGCGGCACGCTGCCGCGCACGGGCAGCGCATCCGCGAACGGTTCGATGGGATCGAGCAGGTCGAACACCTCGCCCAGCGCGTCCATCTCCCGCGCGGACAGGTTCTCCACGATCCGCAGGGCCTGGAAGCGGTCCGGGGTGGGGGAGGGGTGGAGCAGCGCGCAGCGCGCCAGCGCCCGCGCGATCAGCATCAGCTTCCCGTCGGACTCCGCGATCTCCGCCGCGCGGTTCGCCTGCACCACGTTCGCCCGGAACGCCGCCGACCGCACGTACGCCACGTCCAACCGAGCCGCATCCAGTCCCGCCAGGGCGTCCGCCAGCACTGGCGACAGTCGCGCCGACACCGGCACGTCCAGCCCGCCCAGCACCGCCAATCCCACACCTTCCCGCATCCGCCCACTCTACGGCCCCACCGCGGCGGCGCGTGCCACACTGACCCGCATGCCCACCCTGCGCCCCTACCAGCCCGGCGACCGGGCCGCGTGCCTGCACCTCTTCGACGCGAACACCCCCCGCTTCTTCCTGCCGGAAGAACGCCCCGACTTCGAGGGGTGGCTGGACGGCCAGGAAGGCCCCGCCGAGTACCTCGTCATGGAAGACGAGGGCGACATCATCGCCTGCGGCGGCCTGTGGTTCAGCCCGGACCCCACCCGCCCCGCCGGATTCGCGTGGGGCATGGTCCACCCCGCCCGGCAACGGCAGGGCCACGGCCGCACCCTCGCCCAGGCCCGCCTGGACCGCCTGCGCGCCCTGGGCATCCCGCACGCCACG of the Deinococcus sedimenti genome contains:
- a CDS encoding NADAR family protein, whose product is MSGEILFYETDRPFGEFSNFSRHAFELDGVVWPTSEHYFQAQKFVGTPHAEEVRAQVTPMLAARFGRRRDLPLREDWEAVKDDVMRAALRAKFTQHPALRQRLLDTVDATLIEHTRNDSYWADGGDGSGRNRLGELLMELRAALREDT
- a CDS encoding GNAT family N-acetyltransferase; amino-acid sequence: MPTLRPYQPGDRAACLHLFDANTPRFFLPEERPDFEGWLDGQEGPAEYLVMEDEGDIIACGGLWFSPDPTRPAGFAWGMVHPARQRQGHGRTLAQARLDRLRALGIPHATLDTSQHTAPFYARLGFREVKRTPDGYGPGLHRVDMVADL
- a CDS encoding nicotinamide mononucleotide transporter family protein; the protein is MNLFGLNVPPLLLDLSGGVCVLVSLYFLWSKRAVYWHWSNLSLLPYFLLFLSGGQWMLAGLQVTYLLFGIHGLYLWHLEARRAQGEIRFNEPLWYGVTWVASLLIFAYTVAVTDFGAAWNWVQFAAVTLSLVANFGTTRRWAWSWPVWIAVNAVQAVFFWHAGYWVLFALQFVLAAMSVYGWREWRRDEAREVAVA